One window from the genome of Diceros bicornis minor isolate mBicDic1 chromosome 1, mDicBic1.mat.cur, whole genome shotgun sequence encodes:
- the PDLIM4 gene encoding PDZ and LIM domain protein 4 isoform X1: protein MPHSVTLRGPSPWGFRLVGGRDFSAPLTISRVHAGSKAALAALCPGDLIQAINGESTELMTHLEAQNRIKGCHDHLTLSVSRPEGRSWLSAPEDSRAQAHRIHIDPEAQDGSPTTSRRSSATGIGPEDGRPGLGSPYGQPPRLPVPHNGNSSEAALLAQMSTLQVSPPLSTDLARGLSRSRDCGVDLGSEVYRMLREPAEPTAAEPKQSGSFRYLQGMLEAGEGGERPGPGGPRNLKPTPSKLGAPLSGLQGLPECTRCGHGIVGTIVKARDKLYHPECFMCSDCGLNLKQRGYFFLDERLYCESHAKARVKPPEGYDVVAVYPNAKVELV from the exons ATGCCCCACTCCGTGACCCTGCGCGGCCCTTCGCCCTGGGGCTTCCGCCTGGTGGGTGGCCGGGACTTCAGCGCACCCCTTACCATCTCGCGG GTCCATGCTGGCAGCAAGGCCGCACTGGCTGCTCTGTGCCCTGGAGACCTGATCCAGGCCATCAATGGTGAGAGCACAGAGCTCATGACACACCTGGAGGCGCAGAACCGCATCAAGGGCTGCCACGACCACCTCACGCTCTCCGTGAGCAG GCCTGAAGGCAGGAGCTGGCTTAGTGCCCCAGAGGACAGCAGGGCTCAGGCACACAGGATCCACATTGACCCCGAGGCCCAG GATGGCAGTCCAACGACCAGCAGGCGGTCCTCAGCCACCGGGATTGGGCCAGAAGATGGCAGGCCAGGCCTGGGATCTCCTTATGGACAGCCACCTCGCCTCCCAGTCCCTCACAATGGCAATAGCAGTGAGGCTGCCTTACTGGCCCAGATGAGCACCCTGCAAGTGTCACCACCCCTCAG CACTGACCTAGCCAGAGGCCTTTCGCGGAGCCGCGACTGCGGAGTCGACCTAGGCTCAGAGGTGTACAGGATGCTACGGGAGCCAGCTGAGCCCACGGCTGCAGAGCCCAAGCAGTCAGGCTCCTTCCGCTACTTGCAGGGCATGCTAGAGGCTGGCGAGGGCG GGGAGCGGCCCGGGCCTGGCGGCCCCCGGAACCTCAAGCCCACGCCCAGCAAGTTGGGCGCTCCACTGAGCGGCCTGCAGGGGCTGCCCGAGTGCACGCGCTGCGGCCACGGCATCGT GGGCACCATCGTCAAGGCACGGGACAAGCTCTACCATCCCGAGTGCTTCATGTGCAGCGACTGCGGCCTGAACCTGAAGCAGCGCGGTTACTTCTTTCTGGACGAGCGGCTCTATTGCGAGAGCCATGCCAAGGCGCGCGTCAAGCCGCCCGAGGGCTACGACGTGGTGGCAGTGTACCCCAATGCCAAGGTGGAACTCGTCTGA
- the PDLIM4 gene encoding PDZ and LIM domain protein 4 isoform X2: MPHSVTLRGPSPWGFRLVGGRDFSAPLTISRVHAGSKAALAALCPGDLIQAINGESTELMTHLEAQNRIKGCHDHLTLSVSRPEGRSWLSAPEDSRAQAHRIHIDPEAQDGSPTTSRRSSATGIGPEDGRPGLGSPYGQPPRLPVPHNGNSSEAALLAQMSTLQVSPPLSTDLARGLSRSRDCGVDLGSEVYRMLREPAEPTAAEPKQSGSFRYLQGMLEAGEGGAPSSRHGTSSTIPSASCAATAA, from the exons ATGCCCCACTCCGTGACCCTGCGCGGCCCTTCGCCCTGGGGCTTCCGCCTGGTGGGTGGCCGGGACTTCAGCGCACCCCTTACCATCTCGCGG GTCCATGCTGGCAGCAAGGCCGCACTGGCTGCTCTGTGCCCTGGAGACCTGATCCAGGCCATCAATGGTGAGAGCACAGAGCTCATGACACACCTGGAGGCGCAGAACCGCATCAAGGGCTGCCACGACCACCTCACGCTCTCCGTGAGCAG GCCTGAAGGCAGGAGCTGGCTTAGTGCCCCAGAGGACAGCAGGGCTCAGGCACACAGGATCCACATTGACCCCGAGGCCCAG GATGGCAGTCCAACGACCAGCAGGCGGTCCTCAGCCACCGGGATTGGGCCAGAAGATGGCAGGCCAGGCCTGGGATCTCCTTATGGACAGCCACCTCGCCTCCCAGTCCCTCACAATGGCAATAGCAGTGAGGCTGCCTTACTGGCCCAGATGAGCACCCTGCAAGTGTCACCACCCCTCAG CACTGACCTAGCCAGAGGCCTTTCGCGGAGCCGCGACTGCGGAGTCGACCTAGGCTCAGAGGTGTACAGGATGCTACGGGAGCCAGCTGAGCCCACGGCTGCAGAGCCCAAGCAGTCAGGCTCCTTCCGCTACTTGCAGGGCATGCTAGAGGCTGGCGAGGGCG GGGCACCATCGTCAAGGCACGGGACAAGCTCTACCATCCCGAGTGCTTCATGTGCAGCGACTGCGGCCTGA